The following are from one region of the Rosettibacter firmus genome:
- a CDS encoding CotH kinase family protein — translation MKLTDNFMVLKLTSKNKLFLLKFFFALHYLMAQSLDTPDISMPAGFYYNNFEVEISSINGAQIKYTLDGSDPIHSPTAIIKDSPVLITIDPESTEGNRGKTPGVVLRACTFYNNQFSQSVSRTYIFINKIVELSPEGFKPGADWPAPTKSPNPQFIDYGLAADVVNNPQYKDLIDDAFLSIPTISLVTDLKNLFDLKTGIYMNAMMDGIEWERPASIELIYPDGKKGFQINCGVRIRGGWSRHGDNPKHAFRFFFRNEYGKGKLNYPLFENEGVDEFDKLDLRTSQNYSWSYPGHLSKYNTMNRDVFSRDLQRETGQPYTRSRYYHLFINGVYWGIYQTQERPEASFAQSYFGGNEEDYDVIKPGDNNHQIEATDGNLNAYQEIWNMCLKGFTSNENYFKLLGKNPDGTRNPNYKVLVDIDNLIDFMLIIFYTGNFDSPTSKFGNDNLPNNFFCIYNRNGNEGFKFFIHDAEHTLRTTQGEGPGIGLNENRVNINMYVNNVFGFHPQWLHYKLTSNPEYRILFADHIFKHFFNNGCMTSQKATRLFLLRAAEIDTAIIAESARWGNTNNFISYTQKDWQWAIDDIVNNYFPQRTDIVLNQLKNANLYPNINPPIYKTSNNEITDKFITVEPGTKIKLVNPDVTKGTIKYTIDGTDPRAIGGAINISAKDGGNEVELTINSTTVIKSRILNGTTWSALNEITLFTGNNDNLKLTEIHYHPLDNDTINNDEYEFIELKNCGDSPINLSNAYFSSGIQYTFPPNTIINPKQFLILASNRKEFNNRYGFYPYGEYKGKLDNGGETLNLLTATNDTIFSFTYDDTTPWPAEADGTGYSLVANDINGSGNMNDPSYWRISYSIHGSPGKDDLPVSIKDRTIKNDFKLFHNYPNPFNPKTIITYKISDACKVELKIYDVLGNEIATLINEYKLPGTYRIEFSASKYQLSSGVYFYQLRAGNKIDTKKMLFIK, via the coding sequence ATGAAATTAACTGATAACTTTATGGTTTTAAAACTTACTTCAAAAAACAAACTTTTTTTATTAAAATTTTTCTTTGCCTTACATTACTTGATGGCTCAATCATTAGATACACCAGATATATCCATGCCTGCAGGATTTTATTACAATAATTTTGAAGTTGAAATTAGCTCAATAAATGGTGCACAAATTAAATATACACTTGATGGTTCAGATCCCATACACTCACCAACAGCAATCATTAAAGATTCTCCTGTGTTAATAACAATAGATCCAGAAAGTACAGAAGGTAATAGAGGAAAAACTCCAGGTGTTGTTTTAAGGGCTTGCACTTTCTACAATAATCAATTCAGTCAATCAGTAAGCAGGACTTATATTTTTATAAACAAAATTGTAGAATTATCTCCTGAAGGATTTAAACCTGGTGCTGATTGGCCTGCACCCACAAAAAGTCCAAATCCTCAATTTATAGATTATGGTCTTGCAGCAGATGTAGTCAATAATCCTCAGTACAAAGATTTAATTGATGACGCATTTTTATCAATTCCAACAATTTCATTAGTAACAGATTTAAAAAATTTATTCGATCTTAAAACTGGAATTTATATGAATGCTATGATGGACGGTATTGAATGGGAACGACCAGCATCAATTGAATTGATTTATCCTGATGGGAAAAAAGGATTTCAGATTAATTGCGGTGTAAGAATACGTGGAGGCTGGAGTCGTCATGGAGATAATCCTAAACATGCATTCAGATTTTTTTTCCGAAATGAATATGGTAAAGGAAAATTAAATTATCCACTTTTTGAAAATGAAGGTGTAGATGAATTTGATAAACTTGATTTAAGAACAAGTCAGAATTATTCCTGGAGTTACCCTGGACATCTCAGTAAATATAATACAATGAATCGAGATGTCTTTTCAAGAGACTTACAAAGAGAAACTGGTCAACCTTATACCAGAAGCAGATATTATCATTTATTTATCAATGGAGTTTATTGGGGAATTTATCAGACACAAGAAAGACCCGAAGCAAGTTTTGCACAGAGTTATTTTGGCGGCAATGAAGAAGATTATGATGTAATTAAACCTGGAGATAATAATCATCAGATTGAAGCTACTGATGGAAATCTTAATGCATATCAGGAAATTTGGAATATGTGCTTGAAAGGATTTACTTCAAACGAAAATTATTTCAAACTACTCGGGAAAAATCCTGATGGAACACGCAATCCTAATTACAAAGTACTGGTCGATATCGATAATTTAATAGACTTTATGTTAATAATATTTTATACAGGAAATTTTGATAGTCCCACCTCCAAATTTGGAAATGATAATTTGCCTAATAACTTTTTCTGTATCTACAATCGTAATGGTAATGAAGGTTTTAAATTCTTTATTCACGATGCAGAACACACATTAAGAACAACTCAAGGTGAAGGTCCAGGTATAGGACTTAACGAAAATCGTGTTAATATTAACATGTATGTTAACAACGTTTTTGGTTTTCATCCTCAATGGCTTCATTATAAACTAACAAGTAATCCTGAATATAGAATATTATTTGCAGATCATATATTCAAACATTTTTTTAATAATGGATGTATGACATCACAAAAAGCTACCAGATTATTTCTTTTACGTGCTGCTGAAATCGATACAGCAATTATTGCTGAATCTGCAAGATGGGGAAATACAAATAATTTTATTTCATATACACAAAAAGATTGGCAATGGGCAATCGATGATATTGTTAATAATTACTTCCCCCAAAGAACTGATATTGTCCTTAATCAACTGAAAAATGCAAATCTCTATCCAAATATTAATCCTCCCATTTACAAAACTTCCAATAACGAAATAACAGATAAATTTATAACTGTTGAGCCCGGGACTAAAATAAAATTAGTGAATCCAGATGTAACAAAAGGAACCATTAAATATACAATTGATGGAACCGATCCGAGAGCAATTGGTGGAGCTATAAATATTTCTGCAAAAGATGGTGGCAACGAAGTTGAATTAACTATTAATTCAACCACTGTAATTAAATCAAGAATTCTAAATGGAACAACCTGGAGTGCATTAAACGAAATAACTTTGTTTACCGGAAACAATGATAATTTAAAACTAACAGAAATTCATTATCATCCTTTAGATAACGATACAATTAATAATGATGAATATGAATTTATAGAATTAAAAAATTGTGGAGATTCCCCCATCAATTTATCGAACGCATATTTTTCTTCTGGTATTCAATATACATTTCCTCCCAATACTATCATTAACCCAAAACAATTTCTCATTTTAGCATCGAATAGAAAAGAGTTCAATAATCGCTATGGATTTTATCCTTACGGAGAATATAAAGGAAAGTTAGATAATGGTGGTGAAACTTTAAATCTACTTACTGCCACAAACGATACAATTTTTAGTTTTACATATGATGATACCACTCCCTGGCCAGCAGAAGCAGATGGCACCGGTTATTCATTAGTTGCAAATGATATAAACGGCTCTGGCAACATGAATGATCCATCTTACTGGAGAATTTCTTATTCAATTCATGGGTCACCAGGAAAAGACGATTTGCCAGTTTCCATTAAAGATAGAACAATAAAAAATGATTTTAAATTATTTCATAATTATCCAAATCCCTTTAATCCAAAAACTATTATTACATATAAAATATCGGATGCTTGTAAAGTTGAATTAAAAATTTATGATGTGCTTGGCAATGAAATTGCAACTTTAATTAATGAATACAAATTACCTGGCACTTACAGGATCGAATTCTCTGCAAGTAAATATCAATTATCAAGCGGAGTTTATTTCTATCAATTAAGAGCAGGAAATAAAATAGACACAAAAAAAATGTTGTTTATAAAATGA
- the purL gene encoding phosphoribosylformylglycinamidine synthase subunit PurL: protein MKEPEVNLQLAIEHGLTEEEYNWICERLGRTPTFTELGIFSVMWSEHCSYKNSIALLKTLPRSGGKLLVGAGEENAGLVDIGDGLAIAFKIESHNHPSAVEPYQGAATGVGGILRDIFTMGARPIACLNSLRFGSLEDPRTRYLFEGVIKGIADYGNCFGVPTVGGEVYFDDCYKNNPLVNAMAIGIVDTKRIVSAVAKGSGNPVMIVGSATGRDGIHGATFASEEISEKSESKRPSVQVGDPFTEKLLLEATLEIIKQDLVVGIQDMGAAGISCSTSEMSAKGKSGMKIDLDKVPLRETEMSAYEIMLSESQERMLVVAKKGCEEKVKEIFQKWDLNCEIIGEVTDEQILKIYHHGEKKAEIPPYELVLGGGAPVYIRETKEPEYLKEVSNFNFNELPEPDSIADVFEKLFSSPNIASKRWVYEQYDSMVRTNTIVGPGSDAAVIMIKGTNKAIAASTDCNGRYVYLNPKEGTKIAVAEAARNVVCSGAIPLAITNCLNFGNPYKPEVYWTFKQAIEGMGEACRFFNTPVTGGNVSFYNESPDTTVYPTPVIGMVGLIEKLENVTTAEFKNEGDLIYVLGEDYEEIGGSEYLKVIHGLVKGKIPKIDLQAEKDLHSLLLQLIDQKLINSAHDISEGGIMTALAECCILNPENMIGAKVNIHIKTREDFSLFSESQSRVIVSVSPENKSNFEKIVSKSFTPYMLIGETIPKRFIVNDQYDFSLKTLSHLYYDSIAEKMSIHV, encoded by the coding sequence ATGAAAGAACCTGAAGTTAATTTACAATTAGCCATAGAACACGGCTTAACAGAAGAAGAATATAACTGGATTTGTGAAAGATTGGGTAGAACTCCTACTTTCACAGAACTTGGTATTTTTAGTGTAATGTGGAGTGAGCATTGCAGTTATAAAAATTCAATTGCTTTATTAAAAACTCTTCCAAGGTCGGGTGGAAAATTATTAGTGGGTGCTGGCGAAGAAAATGCTGGACTTGTCGATATTGGAGATGGTCTGGCAATAGCATTCAAAATTGAAAGTCATAATCATCCATCAGCAGTTGAACCTTATCAAGGAGCTGCAACAGGAGTAGGTGGAATTCTTAGAGATATCTTTACAATGGGTGCTCGACCAATTGCCTGTCTTAATTCACTTAGATTTGGTTCACTTGAAGATCCAAGAACAAGATATCTTTTTGAAGGGGTTATAAAGGGAATTGCAGATTATGGAAATTGTTTTGGAGTTCCTACGGTAGGTGGAGAAGTATATTTTGATGACTGCTACAAAAATAATCCACTTGTAAATGCAATGGCTATTGGAATTGTCGATACAAAAAGAATTGTCTCGGCTGTAGCAAAAGGTTCTGGCAATCCTGTTATGATTGTTGGTTCTGCTACAGGCAGAGATGGAATTCATGGAGCTACATTTGCTTCAGAAGAAATATCTGAAAAATCAGAATCAAAAAGACCTTCTGTTCAGGTTGGAGATCCATTCACAGAAAAACTTTTACTCGAAGCTACACTGGAAATTATAAAACAGGATTTAGTAGTTGGTATTCAGGATATGGGAGCAGCTGGAATTTCATGTTCAACTTCAGAAATGAGTGCAAAAGGTAAGTCGGGTATGAAAATAGATTTAGATAAAGTTCCTTTGAGAGAAACCGAAATGAGTGCTTATGAAATAATGCTTTCAGAAAGTCAGGAAAGAATGTTAGTTGTTGCAAAAAAAGGATGCGAAGAAAAAGTAAAAGAAATTTTTCAAAAATGGGATCTGAATTGCGAAATAATTGGTGAAGTTACAGATGAACAAATACTCAAAATTTATCATCATGGCGAAAAGAAAGCAGAGATTCCACCTTACGAACTTGTACTTGGCGGCGGAGCTCCAGTCTACATAAGAGAAACTAAAGAACCAGAATACTTAAAAGAAGTTTCTAACTTTAATTTTAATGAATTACCAGAGCCAGATAGTATAGCAGATGTTTTTGAAAAATTATTTTCATCACCAAACATTGCCTCAAAACGATGGGTTTATGAACAATATGATTCAATGGTAAGAACAAATACAATTGTTGGTCCAGGTTCAGATGCAGCAGTTATAATGATTAAAGGAACAAATAAAGCTATTGCAGCTTCTACAGATTGCAATGGTAGATATGTTTACCTCAATCCAAAAGAAGGAACAAAAATCGCAGTTGCCGAAGCTGCAAGAAATGTGGTCTGCTCAGGTGCAATACCTCTTGCAATTACAAATTGCCTTAATTTTGGAAATCCTTATAAACCAGAAGTTTACTGGACATTTAAACAGGCAATCGAAGGAATGGGAGAAGCTTGCAGATTTTTCAATACTCCAGTTACTGGTGGAAATGTAAGCTTTTATAACGAAAGTCCAGATACAACTGTTTATCCTACTCCAGTTATTGGAATGGTTGGACTGATTGAAAAATTAGAAAATGTTACAACAGCAGAATTTAAAAATGAAGGTGATCTGATTTATGTTCTTGGAGAAGATTATGAAGAAATTGGTGGAAGTGAATATTTAAAAGTGATTCATGGACTTGTTAAAGGCAAAATTCCTAAAATTGATTTACAGGCAGAAAAAGATCTTCATTCATTGCTTTTACAATTAATTGATCAAAAACTCATTAATTCAGCTCACGATATTTCTGAAGGTGGAATAATGACAGCTCTTGCAGAATGCTGTATTTTAAATCCTGAAAATATGATTGGAGCAAAGGTAAATATTCATATAAAAACACGAGAAGACTTCTCTTTATTTTCAGAAAGTCAGTCGAGAGTTATTGTTAGCGTTAGTCCCGAAAACAAAAGCAATTTTGAAAAAATTGTCTCGAAAAGTTTTACTCCATACATGCTAATAGGAGAAACTATTCCAAAAAGATTTATTGTAAATGACCAATATGATTTTTCACTAAAAACTCTGTCTCATCTTTACTACGATTCCATTGCCGAGAAAATGAGTATTCATGTTTAA
- a CDS encoding YihY/virulence factor BrkB family protein: MFNINMKKFFEKIKLKAFFHSLSYYFTGLLKRIDEHNIFLSGAGIAYSLLLSLIPLILFIFSLLGNIFEPDTLNKIINDIIETLIPYPTYSDYVKNIIRTRLPQVIVYKNIAGYVGIIGLLLTSTWIFSSMRTLLNQIYQTNIKKNALIGLIRDVGMVFLLIIFISLSTLIFPVLNLFFEIARNSPLSVLSKFSEVWDSIVRFSTLLIMLILFFILYYLIPYEKIPKRVAAVSAISTTILWELARMFFGYYIQNFLGTNPFYGAFILIIVILFWVFYSSCIFIVGAEIGQLFREKLILRKEQNEKI, from the coding sequence ATGTTTAATATTAACATGAAAAAATTTTTTGAAAAAATAAAATTAAAAGCGTTCTTTCATTCACTAAGTTATTATTTCACTGGACTCTTAAAAAGAATTGATGAACATAATATTTTTTTATCTGGAGCTGGAATAGCCTATTCACTTCTTCTTAGTTTAATTCCATTAATACTTTTTATTTTTTCTTTATTAGGTAACATATTTGAACCAGATACACTCAATAAAATCATTAATGATATTATTGAAACATTAATTCCTTATCCTACTTATTCAGATTATGTAAAAAATATTATAAGAACTCGATTACCACAGGTTATAGTATATAAAAATATTGCTGGATATGTTGGAATTATTGGTTTACTTTTAACATCTACCTGGATCTTTAGTAGCATGAGAACTTTACTAAATCAAATATATCAAACTAATATTAAAAAGAATGCTTTAATTGGTCTTATACGCGACGTTGGAATGGTTTTTCTTTTAATTATCTTCATTTCACTTTCTACTTTAATATTCCCTGTTCTAAATTTATTCTTTGAAATAGCTCGCAACTCACCATTATCGGTACTTTCAAAGTTTAGTGAAGTTTGGGATTCAATAGTACGATTCAGTACTTTGCTAATAATGTTAATTTTATTTTTTATTCTTTACTATTTGATTCCATATGAAAAAATACCTAAAAGAGTTGCTGCTGTAAGTGCTATTTCAACCACAATTTTATGGGAATTAGCCAGAATGTTTTTTGGTTATTATATTCAGAATTTTTTAGGAACAAATCCTTTTTATGGTGCATTTATATTAATAATTGTAATACTCTTCTGGGTATTTTACTCTTCATGCATTTTTATAGTTGGTGCTGAGATTGGTCAACTATTTCGAGAAAAATTAATTTTAAGAAAGGAACAAAATGAAAAGATATAA
- a CDS encoding hemerythrin domain-containing protein — translation MKRYKSLVRLSKEHHDGLILAQFIKKGAPPYKGMPTDLNGKKDYTITFFENYLIKHFDDEENILMATLKNKDEQLDKLFDQMLREHIELKSLINKIKTEENFEDLLNEFGFALESHIRMEERELFERIQQVFDESTLNNLVDKLI, via the coding sequence ATGAAAAGATATAAAAGTTTAGTTCGCCTATCAAAAGAACATCACGATGGACTTATATTAGCACAGTTTATTAAAAAAGGAGCTCCACCTTACAAAGGAATGCCTACTGATTTAAATGGCAAAAAAGATTATACAATAACTTTCTTTGAAAACTATTTAATTAAACATTTTGATGACGAAGAAAATATTTTAATGGCAACATTAAAAAATAAAGATGAACAACTTGATAAATTATTCGACCAGATGCTTAGAGAACATATTGAATTAAAATCGCTTATTAATAAAATTAAAACAGAAGAAAATTTTGAAGACCTGCTGAATGAATTTGGTTTTGCATTAGAAAGTCATATTCGAATGGAAGAGAGAGAACTCTTCGAAAGAATTCAGCAAGTATTTGATGAATCAACATTAAATAATCTTGTTGATAAATTAATTTAA
- a CDS encoding RHS repeat domain-containing protein produces the protein MNKILKIFFTLFFLLLPLISLTIVVNFINTESNAQVENSNSLKKKREIIDQNAKELKKAKELKVKVRKKYAGFFGSNNSYPKNMVLVEEVLFDENGNRKKHIRYKSTGDVDLNYEFKYDQNGNLISMDTYDGYGNLKGRKVSQYDKNNNEILRKIIDSRDPGELKTELKYDQEKRLIQIINYSKKGEIASIQQNEYDGELLIKSTIKNAEGKQLSENTFQYNSNGFLIKETQNGIQGNNVINYKYDSKGNLIEISDKQTRRIMKYDVNGNLIEDKLFLSDGTRQFRITFSYYENGLQKEEIRYSNDDRPAFIAKYEYEFYNSRKK, from the coding sequence ATGAATAAGATTCTTAAAATATTTTTCACTCTATTTTTTCTTTTGCTGCCATTAATATCTCTAACTATTGTAGTTAATTTTATAAATACCGAAAGTAATGCACAGGTAGAAAATAGTAATTCACTTAAGAAAAAAAGAGAGATTATAGATCAAAATGCAAAAGAGTTAAAAAAGGCAAAAGAATTAAAAGTAAAAGTGCGAAAAAAATATGCTGGATTTTTTGGTAGCAATAATTCTTATCCAAAGAATATGGTACTTGTTGAAGAAGTATTATTTGATGAAAATGGGAATAGAAAAAAACATATTAGATACAAAAGTACAGGCGATGTAGATCTTAATTATGAATTCAAATATGATCAAAATGGAAATTTAATTTCCATGGATACATACGATGGCTATGGAAATCTCAAAGGACGAAAAGTATCGCAATACGATAAAAATAATAATGAGATTCTAAGAAAAATTATTGATAGTCGAGATCCAGGAGAATTAAAAACAGAATTAAAATACGATCAAGAAAAAAGACTAATTCAAATAATTAATTATTCCAAAAAAGGAGAAATAGCATCAATACAACAAAATGAATATGATGGTGAACTATTGATAAAATCTACTATAAAAAATGCCGAAGGAAAACAACTTTCGGAAAATACTTTTCAGTATAATTCAAATGGATTTTTAATTAAAGAAACACAAAATGGAATTCAAGGAAATAATGTTATTAATTATAAATATGATTCTAAAGGAAATTTAATTGAAATATCCGATAAGCAAACCAGAAGAATTATGAAATATGATGTCAATGGAAATTTAATAGAAGACAAATTATTTTTATCTGATGGTACACGTCAATTTAGAATAACATTTTCTTATTACGAAAACGGATTGCAAAAAGAAGAAATTAGATATTCAAATGATGATAGACCAGCTTTTATAGCTAAATACGAATACGAATTTTATAATTCTCGAAAAAAATAA
- a CDS encoding MBL fold metallo-hydrolase: MIKFIPLGGADEVGASCFYININGTGILLDCGIHPRKKGIEALPEFNLLKELPLDFVLISHAHQDHIGSLPFLIQQYPHVIIYTTTQTKEIASVTLHNAANILQESYVENSFKIYTHEEIDLLVRSIISIDYNETISVKGLRQNTSEPINITFIDAGHILGSASILIEYDNQRLLYTGDINLSEQTLMIGAEQENLKNINTLILESTYGSTDSKTLGTWESETKKFVKSLNMILHNGGSVLVPVFALGKTQEMLALIFNMMKNKKLIETNLYTGGIGREISRIYDNNRYIVRRKNPELDLKEIPQLNLSEIEDYNEFRKNPGIVLASSGMMLEGTTSYKLLDFWLNQKDFAIFGVGYMDPETPGYKVLNSHKGDYINLNEYSSPKFVNFEIEKFHFPSHSKREDLLKIVELTSAQNVILVHGDINSKDWLGYNILKKFKDINLYSAENRKEINLP; this comes from the coding sequence ATGATAAAATTTATACCACTTGGTGGTGCTGACGAAGTAGGAGCTTCCTGCTTTTACATAAATATTAATGGCACTGGAATATTACTCGATTGTGGTATTCATCCTCGCAAAAAAGGGATTGAAGCTCTCCCTGAATTTAATTTACTCAAAGAACTACCACTTGACTTTGTTTTAATTTCACATGCACATCAAGATCATATTGGCTCTCTTCCATTTTTAATTCAGCAATATCCTCATGTAATAATCTATACTACTACTCAAACAAAAGAAATAGCATCAGTTACACTTCATAATGCTGCAAACATTTTACAGGAAAGCTATGTTGAGAACAGCTTTAAAATTTACACTCACGAAGAAATTGATCTACTTGTTCGAAGTATAATCAGTATCGATTATAATGAAACAATATCTGTAAAAGGATTAAGACAAAATACTTCTGAGCCAATAAATATAACATTTATAGATGCAGGACATATACTTGGCTCGGCATCAATTTTAATTGAATATGATAATCAACGATTGCTTTACACAGGTGATATTAATTTAAGTGAACAAACACTAATGATTGGTGCTGAACAGGAAAATTTAAAAAATATAAATACCTTAATTCTTGAATCTACTTATGGCTCAACTGATTCAAAAACTTTAGGTACCTGGGAATCAGAAACTAAAAAATTTGTCAAATCATTAAATATGATTCTTCACAATGGGGGCTCTGTTTTAGTACCAGTTTTTGCACTCGGTAAAACTCAGGAAATGCTTGCATTAATTTTTAATATGATGAAAAACAAAAAATTGATTGAAACTAATTTATACACAGGTGGAATAGGAAGAGAAATTTCCAGAATTTATGATAATAATCGCTACATTGTAAGAAGAAAAAATCCAGAACTTGATTTAAAAGAAATACCACAATTAAACTTAAGTGAAATTGAAGACTACAATGAATTCAGAAAAAATCCTGGAATTGTTTTAGCATCAAGTGGTATGATGCTTGAAGGTACAACTTCTTACAAACTTCTGGATTTCTGGTTAAATCAAAAAGACTTTGCAATTTTTGGTGTTGGTTATATGGATCCAGAAACACCTGGCTATAAAGTATTAAATTCGCACAAAGGTGATTATATTAATCTTAACGAATATAGCTCACCAAAATTTGTTAACTTTGAAATCGAAAAATTTCACTTTCCTTCTCATTCAAAAAGAGAAGATTTATTAAAAATTGTAGAATTAACCAGTGCACAAAATGTCATTCTGGTTCATGGAGATATAAATTCTAAAGATTGGCTTGGTTATAACATACTAAAAAAGTTTAAAGATATTAATCTATATTCTGCAGAAAATAGAAAAGAAATTAATCTTCCATAA
- the secG gene encoding preprotein translocase subunit SecG, with product MYTILVLLALFISFLLIVVVLLQSSKGGGLAGTFGGGQFGTVFGTRRTADFLSKATWWLAGALIVLSILINLFFLPGKSTVEQRESVIQGEQQTIPTTPVLPQQSSQPTK from the coding sequence ATGTATACAATATTAGTTTTATTAGCATTATTTATTTCATTTTTACTGATTGTAGTTGTACTGCTTCAATCAAGTAAAGGGGGAGGTTTAGCTGGTACATTTGGTGGTGGCCAGTTTGGAACTGTTTTTGGAACAAGAAGAACAGCTGATTTTCTAAGCAAAGCAACCTGGTGGTTAGCAGGTGCTTTAATAGTTCTTTCTATTTTAATTAATTTATTTTTCTTACCAGGTAAATCAACAGTAGAACAAAGAGAGAGTGTAATTCAAGGGGAACAACAAACTATTCCTACTACCCCTGTATTACCACAACAATCGTCTCAACCAACAAAATAA
- a CDS encoding TIGR00730 family Rossman fold protein: MKKQVKPVKAYNNIEFLNSKDARTIRILAEYYEPKARFEKNKIIDTIVFFGSSRIISRREALKLVNETKKGNTPSLKKKFERAVKLLEMSKYYEDAVELSRRLTEWSMKLDGNGNRFIICTGGGPGIMEAANKGAYLAGGRSIGLNISIPYEQFVNKYVDPELSFEFHYFFMRKLWFVYLAKALIVFPGGFGTMDELMEVLTLVQTKKVVKKMKIIIYDEAYWREIINFDALIEHGTISKEDMKLFDFCNSIDEAFEKITNHFKKYFL, from the coding sequence ATGAAAAAGCAAGTAAAACCTGTAAAAGCATATAATAATATCGAATTTCTTAACTCAAAAGATGCAAGAACTATAAGGATTTTAGCTGAATACTACGAGCCTAAAGCAAGATTCGAAAAAAATAAAATTATTGACACAATTGTTTTTTTTGGATCTTCAAGAATTATCTCAAGGAGAGAAGCTCTTAAGTTAGTCAATGAAACAAAAAAAGGGAACACACCTTCCCTGAAAAAGAAATTTGAACGAGCAGTCAAATTACTTGAGATGTCAAAATATTATGAAGATGCTGTTGAGTTATCAAGAAGACTTACAGAATGGTCAATGAAATTAGATGGGAATGGGAATAGATTTATCATTTGCACAGGTGGTGGTCCTGGAATAATGGAAGCTGCAAATAAAGGTGCATATTTAGCAGGTGGCCGATCAATTGGATTAAATATAAGTATACCTTATGAGCAATTTGTAAATAAATATGTAGATCCCGAATTATCATTCGAATTTCATTACTTTTTTATGCGTAAATTATGGTTTGTTTATTTGGCAAAAGCATTAATAGTCTTTCCAGGCGGTTTTGGAACTATGGACGAGCTTATGGAAGTTCTTACATTAGTTCAAACTAAAAAAGTTGTTAAAAAAATGAAGATTATTATTTACGACGAAGCTTACTGGCGAGAAATTATAAATTTTGATGCTTTAATTGAACATGGAACAATTAGTAAAGAAGATATGAAATTATTCGATTTCTGTAATTCAATTGATGAAGCTTTCGAAAAAATAACTAATCATTTTAAAAAATACTTTCTCTAA
- the rpsU gene encoding 30S ribosomal protein S21, with product MVGITVQENESIDKALKRFKKKYERSGILKEFKKRTFYVKPSIEKRMDLIKAKRRASREQALKEKKG from the coding sequence GTGGTAGGAATTACAGTTCAAGAAAATGAAAGTATCGATAAAGCTCTAAAACGCTTTAAGAAAAAATACGAACGTTCAGGGATATTAAAGGAATTCAAAAAAAGAACCTTTTATGTAAAGCCATCAATTGAAAAAAGAATGGATTTAATTAAAGCAAAACGGAGAGCTTCAAGAGAGCAGGCACTCAAAGAGAAGAAAGGCTGA
- a CDS encoding universal stress protein, with product MFDIKNIIIPTDFSSLSFSAFDYAVDLAEKIGAKIHLIYVLEKTPPFLAVHSLDVSEDEIMNNMEEEAKRQLNETAQKLQNDSNVEIIQVLRKGIDYEEIVKYSNEVEKGLIVIATHGRTGILHTLLGSVAEKVIRYAKCPVLVITPQSKVDN from the coding sequence ATGTTTGACATTAAAAACATAATAATACCAACAGATTTTAGTTCATTATCTTTTTCTGCATTCGATTATGCAGTAGATTTGGCAGAAAAGATAGGAGCTAAGATTCATCTTATTTATGTATTGGAAAAGACTCCACCATTTCTGGCTGTTCATTCTCTTGATGTTTCCGAAGATGAAATAATGAATAATATGGAAGAAGAAGCCAAAAGACAGTTAAATGAAACAGCCCAGAAACTGCAAAATGATTCAAATGTAGAAATAATTCAGGTCTTAAGAAAAGGAATTGATTATGAAGAAATAGTTAAATATTCTAATGAAGTAGAAAAAGGTTTAATTGTAATTGCAACACATGGTAGAACTGGAATTTTGCATACACTACTTGGAAGTGTAGCTGAAAAAGTTATAAGATATGCTAAGTGCCCTGTCCTTGTAATAACACCCCAAAGTAAGGTTGACAATTAA